In the Cylindrospermopsis raciborskii Cr2010 genome, CCAAGTAATTAGCCAAATGTGACACCAATTGGGGTTGTACCACACGACGTTTAGCATGACGGGATTTAAACCAAGGATCGGGGAATTGGATAGTTACCCGTTGTAGAACTCCCGTTGGCAAACTGGACAAAATTGGCTCTAGGGAATTATTCACATTACAAAATAAATAATGTAAATTTTGCCAATCTAATTGACCAGCTAATCTGTTAGCTTCCGTCACCAGAGGTTCTCTAATTTCTAAACCCAAAAAATTCCAGTTTAATTCTCTTTGAGCCATTTGTAATAAAAACCTACCTCGTCCAGCTCCAATATCCAAGTGTAGAGGTTGGTTTGTTTGAGAAAAAACCTGTTCCCATATTGGTGGATCAATAGGAGTTTGGAACTTTCTAGCTAGAGGGTTAACGTGCTGACGCACCCGAATCAAAGGCAAAATTTCCACCTCCAAAGACTATAAAAGGTCTAATTTAGTGTACATTTTAGATTAAACAGATAAGTGGTTTTAACATTTTTTTAAATTAACAGATATGAAGTTTCGCTTTGCCATAGTTAGCGATTTGCACATTGCTCTACCCCACACCATATGGGATCATCCTGATCGGTTCCACCTAGTGGAAGTAAGTATCCCCGCTTTAGAAATTGTCCTAGAACATCTCACCCAACTGGATCTGGATTTTCTTTTACTCCCGGGAGACCTCACCCAACACGGTGAACCAGAAAATCACGCCTGGTTGAGCAACAGACTATCACAGCTACCATTTCCTAGCTATGTTGTCCCTGGTAATCATGATGTCCCCGTATTGTTAGCCAATTACCAGTCTATTGGTTTTATGGAGTTTCCCTATTATTACCATAAATTTGGCTATGATCACCCAGACCATTTCTATTATAACCGTCAAATATTGCCAGGTGTGAGACTAATTGGGTTAAACTCTAACACCTTTGACCACCATGGTAAACAGATAGGACTTTTAGACCCGGAACAATTTCAATGGTTAGAGTCAGAATTGTCCAAGATAAAGGATGAATTAGTCTTGGTTATGATTCATCATAATGTTGTTGAGCATTTACCCAACCAGGCAACCCATCCCATGGCTAATCGTTACATGTTAGAGAACGCTCGAGAGCTAGTAGACCTGTTGGTTAGACATGGGGTTAAACTAGTGTTTACAGGACACTTACATGTACAAGATGTAGCCCAGTCCAACGGAGTTTATGATATTACCACCGGTTCCCTTGTCAGTTATCCCCATCCCTATAGAGTATTAGAATATGAACGAGACCATCTAGGGAGAGAATGGTTACAAATATTCTCCCATCGAGTTCAATCAGTACCCCAATTTCCCGATTTACAACAATCATCCAGACAATGGATGGGCGATCGCTCCTTTCCCTTTGTGATCAAACTACTCACCTTACCCCCCTTGAATTTACCCTTAAATCAGGCCCAAAAGCTAGCTCCTGACCTGCGAGAATTTTGGGCCACCATAGCGGATGGGGATGGAATCTTGGAATATCCCACCTTTCCCCTAGAAGTTCGGTCTTACATTGCAAAATATGGAGCCATTAGTCATAGTGGTGCTCCCACCTATATTGATAATAACAGTCGTCTTTTGCTTAATGATCGGTAAATTACCTTTTACCCGTTAATCTGCTCCTTCTATGGGAGCAAAACCCTGACGTTGAATGTTCTCAGTTATGGTTCTTGGTTCTAAAAACTGTAATAAATAATCAGGACCACCTGCTTTGGAACCCACACCAGAAAGTTTAAACCCACCAAATGGTTGACGAGCTACAATCGCACCGGTAATATTCCTGTTAATATACAAATTTCCCACTTCCAGTTCCCTCTTTGCTTGTTCAATATGGGAAGGTGTGCGGGAATAAATACCCCCAGTTAAAGCATAGTTGGTTGAATTGGCAATTTTTACCGCTTGATCAAAATCTGGCGCAGGAATTACTGATAAAACCGGACCAAATATCTCCTGCTGGGCGATCGCTCCCTGGGGAGGAACGTCAGCAAAAATCACAGGTCCGACAAAATACCCTTGAGATGGGGACTCCAACTGCAAAACCAATTTGGCTTCTTTTTTGCCCATCTCTATATATTCTAAAATCCGGTTTTTAGCTTGACTATCAATCACTGGACCAACCTGGGTACTAGGTAGCTCTGCTGCACCAATATTTAAGGACTTGGTTGCTTCAATTAATCTATTTAAAAACGTTTCATAGATAGGTTGTAATACAATTACCCTAGAACAGGCGGAACACTTTTGACCACTATAACCAAAAGCGGAATGAACCACTCCTACCACTGCTTGGTCTAGATCCGCACTTTCATCTACAATAATGGCATTCTTACCTCCCATTTCGGCAATTACCTTTTTAAGATGTTTTTGTCCTGGTTTAACAATAGCAGCTTCAGCATAAATTCTACATCCCACTTCCTGAGATCCCGTAAAAGCAATTACATGGGTTTGGGGATGATTAACCAGGTAGGCGCCCACTTGAGATCCTTTTCCGGGCACATATTGAAAAACACCTTTGGGGATTCCCGCTTCTAGAAGGATTTGTGTAAACTTGGCGGTAATCACAGAAGAGGTTTCTGCTGGTTTGAGCAGAGTACAATTTCCTGCAACCAGAGCAGCAACAGTCATACCACAGGCGATCGCCAGCGGAAAGTTCCAGGGGGAGATGACCACAGCAATTCCCTTGGGTTGGTAAATATAACGGTTGGTTTCTCCAGCTACATCATATACCACTCCCCCATCCAGACGTTCCATTTCCTGAGCGTAATAACGACAAAAATCTATAGCTTCGGAAACTTCTGCATCAGCTTCTTTAACAGGTTTGCCCACTTCTAATACAATCCAGGCTGCCAATTCAGCTCGTCTGATTTCCATTAAGTTTGCTGCGCGACGCAAAATATCAGCTCGTTGTGGCCCAGGTGTTTTTTGCCAATGGGGAAAAGCAGCTTGAGCAGCTTGCATTGCTTCCTCAGCTTGTTCCACACTAATCAAGCCAATTTTGCCCACTACCTGACTAAAATCAGAAGGATTTAAGGAATCGATAATAGTTGATGTATTAACGTATTCTCCATTAATTAGGGGTAAATAGGTTTTCCCCAATTGTTGATGCACCTGCTCAAAAGCCAATCGGGAATCTTCTCGTTTTTGCTCCTCAGCATAATCTATATCCGCAGCACCTATAAAATCATCTTGTGTTGGGTTTTCTGGAATGGGAGTTTCTTCCACTATGGGAGGAGCTAACAATTCAGCAACCGGACGATTTTCCAGATTTTGCCTTAAAAAAGAACTATTAGCCGTATTCTCCAATAGTCTGCGAATTAGATAGGCCATCCCTGGTAATAAATCACCGTAGGGACAATAGACTCGCACTCGGTAACCTTTATCTACTAACGCTTTAGCAATTTTGTCCCCCATGCCATACAAAACTTGCATTTCAAAGCAGCGTCGTGGAACGTTGAGACTTTCTGCAATGGCTATGGCACGAGCTTGGGATCTAACATTGTGGCTACCCAGAGCAGAATAAACGTATTGGTGATTCTCTAAAAGAAGCTGAGTTATGGCTTCAAAGTTAGCATCCGTAGCTACTTTATCATTGTAAACTGGTTGATCCCAATGTTTTTGGGCAGCCTTAATAGTTTCCTGATCCCAATAGGCGCCTTTTACCAATCTAATGGTTAGGGGATAACCTCGTTGTTTCAACCAGTCAATTACCCCTTGGACATCTTCCTTACTATCACGTAAATAGGCTTGAATAGTTATGCCAATATCCGTACGTTGACGAAATTCCTCTTCTAATAATAGCTTTTTCAGAATTTTCAAAGTTATATCTTTATAGCCATACTGCTCCATATCAAAATGTACTGCTGCTCCCAATTCCCGCGATCGACGTAGCAAAGTCCGAATCCGCTCGCTTACCTTTGCTTCACTCCCTTCAGCATTTAAAGGATCAAATTGGGAATAAAAAGCAGTTAATTTCACTGAAACCTGTACTTTGGGAATTATTTCTCCATCAGCTTCGTCAATAATAGGTACATGTTGCCATTTTTTTGATGCTTCCACTAACTGCTGCATCAATTCTAAATATTTTTCTAAATAAGACTGTGCCTCTATTTCTGTAATGACTGCTTCCCCAAGTAAATCAATAGTGAAAGCCATTTTTTCTTTTCTGAGTTTTTCCACGGTTTTAATTACCTGTTGGATATTCTCTCCAGAAATATATTTATGTGCCAGAGTTTGCACGGCTGTCTCTACGGTGGTAGCAGCTACCTGACCTGGCATAGAATCCGGATAAGCAAAATTTAACAAACTTTTCAATGCTGGTGGTAATTCCACTGAATCATCACCCAAATACTCCTGTAAATGGGAGGCAATTTCCACTTTGCTATGGAGCGCAGGTAAAGTGTCTATAAAACGAAACAATTGCACCCGCAACCCAGGATTACCCATAGTCCACCCCAACAGTTTGTCATCCCATCGCATTTGATCCCGTAAAGCAGCAAAAAAGGAACGACCTTCCTGGGTGTTAGCGAGAATCTGCTGGGCAATTTCTTGGGTTTTAACTTCGTAATTGCTGTTTTGTGTTTTTAATGCCATAAAATAAAATACTACTGGAATTACTACCTATAATTTAAAAGACGCGATCGCCAATTATTCTAATATTCTAAATATAATACTGTAATCTAAAAATCCGCCAATGAACAGTCAACAACTAGCTACATATTTAGAACTAACCGATAGTATTGCCAAACCGTGGTTATTAGTGCAACTCAGGTTAAAAAAATTACAGGAGCGACGGCATGACATATCTACGGAAGTTTATATAGAAGAACTAGCAGACATTCACCAAGACATGATGAATTTAGGAGAATGGTGGAAAGGAATGGAGGATGAGGTTTTCTAGAGATTTTAGTGATTTTGTGGTAATGATGGATAGAAAAAAAACGGAAGGTTAACATTACAGTCATGGATTATCGGGATGCAGGTGTGGATGTAGAAGCGGGTAGAGCTTTTGTAGGACAAATTCGCAATTTAGTTCACAGTACCTTTAGACCAGAAGTTTTGGGTGGTTTGGGCGGTTTTAGTGGATGTTTCCAACTACCCACAGGTTATCACGAACCTGTATTGGTGTCTGGTACGGATGGTGTGGGCACAAAGCTAAAAATTGCCCAAATCCTCAATTGTCACCACACTGTGGGTATTGATTTGGTGGCTATGTGTGTTAATGATGTACTCACCTCGGGAGCAGAACCACTATTTTTTCTAGATTATGTCGCTACTGGTAAACTAGAAGGAGAGCAGTTAACTCAGGTGGTGTCAGGAATAGCTGAAGGTTGTAAATTAGCTGGTGCTGCTCTATTGGGGGGAGAAACAGCTGAAATGCCAGGTTTCTACCAGGTGGGTGAATATGACCTAGCTGGTTTCTGTGTGGGAATTGTGGAAAAAAGCAAAATGTTAGATGGTTCCCAGGTGCAAGTTGGCGATCTGGCCATAGGTCTAGCTAGTTCTGGTATTCATAGTAATGGTGTGAGTTTAATCCGAAAGATTGTTAGTGATGGTGGTTTTACTTGGAACCACACTCCAGATTTTTTCCATGGAAAAACTTTAGGTTCTACTTTTCTCACCCCTACTCGCATTTATGTTAAGTCTGTTTTATCAGCTCTGCACCAAGGTCTGGAAATTCACGGTATGGCCCACATTACCGGTGGGGGTTTACCAGAAAATTTGCCCAGGTGCTTAGGAGCTAATCAATCTGTGAAAATTCATCCAGGTAGTTGGCCAATCCCCCCCGTATTTAAATGGTTGGCTGATTTTGGATCTGTGGGTGCACAAGCTATGTACAATACTTTTAACATGGGTTTGGGTTTTGTGTTGATTTTACCTCCCACACAAGCACAACAAGCAATTACTCATTTCCAATCTCAGCATATTCCCGCTTTTACTATTGGTGAGGTTGTGGGGGGATCCGGTGAATTAATTGCTCTTTTTGATTCTTAGCTATCCACAGGATGTTGACCGTAGTAGGGTAGGGAATCAGACCAATGACCATTCTTACCTTGTTGCCAATCTAAATAAGCCAGGTGTAATATACTGGTTACTGTCACTGCTAAATTTGATGTGGCTCTAATTAGTTCATGTTCAATTGGATAATTATTGGGATAATCATTTAAGGTTTCTTTCCATGCTTCTAGAGTAAACACCTGGTCTGCTAATAGAGCTTTTATCTCGGATTTTTCAACATCAATCTGATAAATCGCTCCAAATACTTTCCCCTGCTGTGCTGGCATTTCTACAGCTATAGTGGCTGGTAAATGAGGATTTTGATTCTTTTCGTGCCATGCCACCGCTGCTAAGGTGGATATAGCTAAAACCGGAATGTTCAATTGCTGACCTAGGGTACGTGCTAAAACCATACCAATGCGAGTACCGGTAAACCCTCCAGGTCCTTTAGCTACTGCAATTAACCGTAGATCTGGCCAGCTTTGGGGTAGGATAAAATCCACTAGACATTGGTGAATATGACTGGATACATCACGTCCCAAATTCCATACCTGAGAGCGCGTGTCATCCACAAAGTTACTCATTACTAAACCTAATTCCGGTGTAGTAGTGTGTATTCCTAAAGCGTATTTTTGGTGATTGTTCAAGAGCTTCTATTAGCAGTAAAGTGGAAAATTAGAATAACATGCACCAACATTAAGTGGGTACTAATTCACCCGGACGTAATGATGCCCATTTACCCATTTCTGGTTTAAAACTTAGACAACCTACCACATCCCATTCCATTTCAATAATTTCTCCTTTAGTACGAATGTTAACATTTATGGCAGGTTCCTGGGCATTAAAATCGGGATTTTCATTTAAGTGTGGTTGTTGGTGTTGAGTTTCTACCGCATTGTAGGTAACACAACGGTCTACGTAGTGACAGTTAACGCAAATACACATGACCAACTCCTACCCTAAGGTTAGATATGTAGCTATATCATATAGTTTTAGCAGGTGGAATGGCAATATAGACTAATTTGCCGCTCATACTTTTTTGGATAAATAATGAATGATTCAATTACTGCTCGCTTAGATCCCAAAAATTGGCCGTTTAGCTTGGGGATGCTACCTCAACCAGCTTATATGGTAGGTGGTGCAGTGCGGGATGGCATTTTGGGTAGAAGTCAAGACTACTTGGATTTAGACTTTATCATACCAGACAATGCGGTAAAAGTTGCTCGGGCGATCGCCCAACATTATGGAGCTGGTTTTGTGTTGTTGGATGGGAAGAGAAATATAGCCCGGGTGGTGTTTCCCCAGGGGACAGTAGATTTTGCCCAACAGGATGGAGACAGTTTACTGACTGATTTACATCGGAGAGACTTTACCATTAATGCGATCGCCTATAATCCCTATACTCAAGAACTGATGGATCCTCTAGGTGGTTGTAAAGACATAGAAAGTGGTTTATTGCGGATGATATCTCCCCAAAATCTCCAAGATGACCCTTTGCGTTTAATGCGTGCTTATCGTCAAGCTGCCCAATTAAATTTTGTTATTGAACCTCATACCCAACTAACTATTCGTAAATTGTCTGCAAATCTTTGTCAAGTCGCTTCCGAAAGGATTAGAACAGAAATTGGTTATCTTTTGCAAAGTGCTGTAGGTACATTTTGGTTAAAAACCGCTTGGGAGGATGGGTTATTAGGTCAATTTTTTATTTATGCAACGCCAGAAAGTGTAGATAAACTAATTGCAGTAGATCCAGCGGTTCAAGCAATAGGGGAAAATTGGTCAGAACTGGGGGAACAGCTAGAAAAACCCATTCGGGATTCTATGAAAACCAGATGGTTGGATATTGCTAAACTAGGGTGTTTAGTGAATCCTGCTCCTGAGATAGCAGAACGGGAGCTGGGGGAAATGACATACAGTCGAGTGGAGATTCGTAGTATTATTACCGCCCTACGACTATTCCCGCAGATGAAACAAGCAAATAGCATGTCCTTGCGAGAACAGTACTGTTGGTTTAGGGAGGTAGGGGTTGTTTTTAGCTCTACAATCGTTCTAGCTTTAGCACAGGATATGTTAAACACCAAGTCCCACAAGCATAGTTTAGAATTGTATAGACCCCTGGTTAAACGTTATTTGAACCCTGATGATTTGGTGGCCCACCCATCACCGTTGGTGACTGGTAAGGAGGTGATTATAGCACTAAATATCCCACCCTCACCACTGGTGGGAGAAATTTTGCAGGAAATTGCCATTGCTCAAGCTGAGGGTAAGGTAAATAATTCCCAGGGGGCACTAGCACTAGCTAGAAAATTAATAGATAAGTAATAGGCACTACAAAGCATATTTGGGAGACTTGGCTAATCCTTC is a window encoding:
- the trmB gene encoding tRNA (guanosine(46)-N7)-methyltransferase TrmB gives rise to the protein MPLIRVRQHVNPLARKFQTPIDPPIWEQVFSQTNQPLHLDIGAGRGRFLLQMAQRELNWNFLGLEIREPLVTEANRLAGQLDWQNLHYLFCNVNNSLEPILSSLPTGVLQRVTIQFPDPWFKSRHAKRRVVQPQLVSHLANYLVVGGEVFIQSDQHFLATQMCDRLQEHPAFNGVWLSENPLVPTEREIATQNKGEPIYRALFVKI
- a CDS encoding metallophosphoesterase family protein, whose translation is MKFRFAIVSDLHIALPHTIWDHPDRFHLVEVSIPALEIVLEHLTQLDLDFLLLPGDLTQHGEPENHAWLSNRLSQLPFPSYVVPGNHDVPVLLANYQSIGFMEFPYYYHKFGYDHPDHFYYNRQILPGVRLIGLNSNTFDHHGKQIGLLDPEQFQWLESELSKIKDELVLVMIHHNVVEHLPNQATHPMANRYMLENARELVDLLVRHGVKLVFTGHLHVQDVAQSNGVYDITTGSLVSYPHPYRVLEYERDHLGREWLQIFSHRVQSVPQFPDLQQSSRQWMGDRSFPFVIKLLTLPPLNLPLNQAQKLAPDLREFWATIADGDGILEYPTFPLEVRSYIAKYGAISHSGAPTYIDNNSRLLLNDR
- the pruA gene encoding L-glutamate gamma-semialdehyde dehydrogenase is translated as MALKTQNSNYEVKTQEIAQQILANTQEGRSFFAALRDQMRWDDKLLGWTMGNPGLRVQLFRFIDTLPALHSKVEIASHLQEYLGDDSVELPPALKSLLNFAYPDSMPGQVAATTVETAVQTLAHKYISGENIQQVIKTVEKLRKEKMAFTIDLLGEAVITEIEAQSYLEKYLELMQQLVEASKKWQHVPIIDEADGEIIPKVQVSVKLTAFYSQFDPLNAEGSEAKVSERIRTLLRRSRELGAAVHFDMEQYGYKDITLKILKKLLLEEEFRQRTDIGITIQAYLRDSKEDVQGVIDWLKQRGYPLTIRLVKGAYWDQETIKAAQKHWDQPVYNDKVATDANFEAITQLLLENHQYVYSALGSHNVRSQARAIAIAESLNVPRRCFEMQVLYGMGDKIAKALVDKGYRVRVYCPYGDLLPGMAYLIRRLLENTANSSFLRQNLENRPVAELLAPPIVEETPIPENPTQDDFIGAADIDYAEEQKREDSRLAFEQVHQQLGKTYLPLINGEYVNTSTIIDSLNPSDFSQVVGKIGLISVEQAEEAMQAAQAAFPHWQKTPGPQRADILRRAANLMEIRRAELAAWIVLEVGKPVKEADAEVSEAIDFCRYYAQEMERLDGGVVYDVAGETNRYIYQPKGIAVVISPWNFPLAIACGMTVAALVAGNCTLLKPAETSSVITAKFTQILLEAGIPKGVFQYVPGKGSQVGAYLVNHPQTHVIAFTGSQEVGCRIYAEAAIVKPGQKHLKKVIAEMGGKNAIIVDESADLDQAVVGVVHSAFGYSGQKCSACSRVIVLQPIYETFLNRLIEATKSLNIGAAELPSTQVGPVIDSQAKNRILEYIEMGKKEAKLVLQLESPSQGYFVGPVIFADVPPQGAIAQQEIFGPVLSVIPAPDFDQAVKIANSTNYALTGGIYSRTPSHIEQAKRELEVGNLYINRNITGAIVARQPFGGFKLSGVGSKAGGPDYLLQFLEPRTITENIQRQGFAPIEGAD
- the purM gene encoding phosphoribosylformylglycinamidine cyclo-ligase; the protein is MDYRDAGVDVEAGRAFVGQIRNLVHSTFRPEVLGGLGGFSGCFQLPTGYHEPVLVSGTDGVGTKLKIAQILNCHHTVGIDLVAMCVNDVLTSGAEPLFFLDYVATGKLEGEQLTQVVSGIAEGCKLAGAALLGGETAEMPGFYQVGEYDLAGFCVGIVEKSKMLDGSQVQVGDLAIGLASSGIHSNGVSLIRKIVSDGGFTWNHTPDFFHGKTLGSTFLTPTRIYVKSVLSALHQGLEIHGMAHITGGGLPENLPRCLGANQSVKIHPGSWPIPPVFKWLADFGSVGAQAMYNTFNMGLGFVLILPPTQAQQAITHFQSQHIPAFTIGEVVGGSGELIALFDS
- the tsaB gene encoding tRNA (adenosine(37)-N6)-threonylcarbamoyltransferase complex dimerization subunit type 1 TsaB, whose product is MNNHQKYALGIHTTTPELGLVMSNFVDDTRSQVWNLGRDVSSHIHQCLVDFILPQSWPDLRLIAVAKGPGGFTGTRIGMVLARTLGQQLNIPVLAISTLAAVAWHEKNQNPHLPATIAVEMPAQQGKVFGAIYQIDVEKSEIKALLADQVFTLEAWKETLNDYPNNYPIEHELIRATSNLAVTVTSILHLAYLDWQQGKNGHWSDSLPYYGQHPVDS
- a CDS encoding Ycf34 family protein; translated protein: MCICVNCHYVDRCVTYNAVETQHQQPHLNENPDFNAQEPAINVNIRTKGEIIEMEWDVVGCLSFKPEMGKWASLRPGELVPT
- a CDS encoding tRNA nucleotidyltransferase/poly(A) polymerase family protein, with translation MNDSITARLDPKNWPFSLGMLPQPAYMVGGAVRDGILGRSQDYLDLDFIIPDNAVKVARAIAQHYGAGFVLLDGKRNIARVVFPQGTVDFAQQDGDSLLTDLHRRDFTINAIAYNPYTQELMDPLGGCKDIESGLLRMISPQNLQDDPLRLMRAYRQAAQLNFVIEPHTQLTIRKLSANLCQVASERIRTEIGYLLQSAVGTFWLKTAWEDGLLGQFFIYATPESVDKLIAVDPAVQAIGENWSELGEQLEKPIRDSMKTRWLDIAKLGCLVNPAPEIAERELGEMTYSRVEIRSIITALRLFPQMKQANSMSLREQYCWFREVGVVFSSTIVLALAQDMLNTKSHKHSLELYRPLVKRYLNPDDLVAHPSPLVTGKEVIIALNIPPSPLVGEILQEIAIAQAEGKVNNSQGALALARKLIDK